The sequence CACAGGACAGCCCCCTCATGTCAATCATCAAAGAAGTGGGGCTTCCCAAGAGGCCACCAATGGGACGGGACGAGGGGAGGGACTTGTCTGAGCGAGCCCCGCCCCCGCGCTCCACCTCGCCCGTGATTGGCAGCCCGCCGGTGAGGGCGGTACCCATCGGGACTCCGCCCAAGTATCCGATTGGTCACAATCTCAAccagcaggtaaaaaaaaaaaaaaaaaaaaaattaaactttttcaACTGGATAAATCAACCTGGTTTTTTCAGTGTTAATGGAGAGATATTTTGTCTTTATAACTGTTTCTCTGAACGGTGCGTTCCTGTTTCGGTTTGCCTGCAGGTTCTCTGTCCGACACCTGTGCACGTCAGAGCATCTATGCAACAAAGATTTTCTAGTGCTTTCAATGACCGCATGTCTCCTAATCAGCTTCTCAACATTGCGGTAAGGAAGAAATGATCTTAactctttctcttagggggggtgagggagggagggagcagttcagtctccatgcctcaagcctgccctggactgagtGGCGGTGtggaattcagtatgttaacaagggaacattattcagcagctttcattggactctatgaagctcagggagttcattctatatagagggggtggaattcaatatgttaacaagggaacattattcagcagctttcattgggctctatgaagctgagggagttcattctatatagagggggtggaattcaatatgttaacaagggaacattattcagcagctttcattggactctatgaagctgagggagttcattctatatagagggtgtggaattcaatatgttaacaagggaacatttttcagcagctttcattggactctatgaagctgagggagttcattctatatagagggtgtggaattcaatatgttaacaagggaacattattcagcagctttcattggactctatgaagctgagggagttcattctataggcaGATGCAAAACCATTTTGGCTGTAGATTTACACTCTCCTCTTGTTTCCCAGAATTCCCAGCTCCGTGGCCACGCCTTCCCTCCGGGCGTCGGCCCTGTCCTCACCCAGCTACAGCGAGCGCAGATGATTGGAGCAGGCCAGGTAACCATGGGAACCAAGAGGGAGGCGGGGTTTctgtgcaggagagggaggagccttGTAGCCATCTCTCATTTCTATTATATAGCCCAAAACCATTCGCAGCAGTGTGATCCGTTCCTGGCTTCACTAGGAgcttaataataagacacacctgagcttgttagctagacacactgggggctgatcaagctggtagcagtaaaacctggactgggtgatgctgctgtgggataggagtctgattaccagccctgcaatgtaattccagtccagtctagtgatattaaactgcagttacaatgtaattccagtccagtctagtgatattaaactgcagttacaatgtaattccagtccagtctagtgatattaaactgcagttacaatgtcattccagtccagtctagtgatattaaactgcagttacaatgcaattccagtccagtccagtctagtgatattaaactgcagttacaatgtaattccagtccagtccagtctagtgatattaaactgcagttacaatgtaattccttTCCCCTGGCAGCCTGCCCGTTTGTCTCCCAGTCACTTCTCCCTCAACCCCGCGCTGCTGCAAGGCAGGATGGGAGCGATGATGTCACCGGCGGTGCGGAGCGCCGGGTTCCGGCCCTTCTTCAGCCCCTCCCAGGGACCCCCGGTCCGCCCGGGACACAACGCGAGGGCCCCCCAGCAGCACGGCGCGATGAGGGGGGACACCACACACCTGCACCCGCAACACCGACGCCTGCTGACCCAGAGAATGCAGCAGCAGACCGGGAGGTGAGACGACAACGCggggcatggtaaagcacagagaggtgtggtaaagcatagggaagcattgtaaagcacagagaggtctggtaaagcatagggaagcattgtaaagcacagagaggtctggtaaagcatagggaagcattgtaaagcacagagaggtctggtaaagcatagggaagcattgtaaagcacagagaggtctggtaaagcatagggaagcattgtaaagcacagagaggtctggtaaagcattgggaagcattgtaaagcacagagaggtctggtaaagcatagggaagcattgtaaagcacagagaggtctggtaaagcatagggaagcattgtaaagcatagggaagcattgtaaagcacagagaggtctggtaaagcatagggaagcattgtaaagcacagagaggtctggtaaagcatagggaagcattgtaaagcacagagaggtctggtaaagcatagggaagcattgtaaagcacagagaggtctggtaaagcatagggaagcattgtaaagcacagagaggtctggtaaagcatagggaagcattgtaaagtatatttaaaaaaaacagccagtgtAAAACTATGGTATAATGGTGCATCATACAATCAGACAGTCATGTGTATCGCTATACCTGTCATTATCTTTACTCCCCTAATCCTGACGCCCCTGTTTGTGTCCCAGGGGTCAGAACGGAGCTGGGGGGGACAGGCCGCAGCGGCTCGGGGGGTCCCAGGACAGGCGTCGGGACCCCTACAGCAATCTGATGACGTCGAGGGAGAAGGAGTGGGTGTCCCGCATTCAGATGATGCAGCTGCAGAGCACAGACCCCTACCTGGATGACTATTACTACCAGGTACTGCCTCCCTGCGTTAGCCTTTCATTCACGGGTCTGGTTTGATGGGTCCGGTCTATGAATcctcaactgctgctgctgctgcagagtcacttccaataggagctcgtttgtttgacgtctcatcctgaaggacggagcacaaggaggttcagtgacttgctcagggtcacacacacacagggagtcagtggctgctgcagagtcacttccaataggagctcgtttgtttgacgtctcatcctgaaggacggagcacaaggaggttcagtgacttgctcagggtcacacacacacagggagtcagtggctgagccgggtgatttgaacctcctggtatcgagaccccttttcTTTATCCGCTGGAACCACCAAGCCTAATAAACCaccatctgttttttttgttttcagaattaTTTGAGAAGTTAGAGAAGCGTCCTTCTCCAATGGACTCCAACGGAGATGCTCACAAGAGAGAACACACGAAACTCATCACACCCCAAGTGGCTAAACTGGAGCACGCATACCGACCAGGTAATCAATAATAATCGATCGATTCTTTTAGTTTGTTCTCTTGGGTGAGGAAGTCGTAAAATGAACTGGGgatggattttaaaaagcaattgttATAGATTCAAAAGGCTGACCTAGGAATAGGCAAATAACTACAGATTTCCAGATATTTCACTTTTTCAAGTCTTCAGtcagtcgaaaaaaaaaaaaccctcttctaAGTGGGACTAAACTAACCCTgacctccctctctctttctttctctgtctctctgtctgtgtgtctctgtcgcTCTGTCtcttgctctgtgtgtgtctgtctccctctctcactctgtctgtgtgtgtgtgtcactctccctctctctccccctctctctccctgtgtgtgtcctctctctcgctgtctgttctgtgtctccctctctctgtctgtctgtgtgtgtgtgtgtcactctccctctctctcccccgtctctctccctgtctgtctgtcctctctctcgctctctgtctgtgtctccctctcactctgtgtgtgtgtgtctctctcccccttctgtctcgctctctctccacctctctcgcgctctctctccccttctctctcgctctctctccacctctctcgcgctctctctccccttctctctcgctctctctccacctctctcgcgctctctctccccttctctctcgctctctctccccctctctcgctctctctcccccctctctctccccctctctctccctctctctctctctctccgctctctctcccccctctctctccccctctctctttctctccccctctctaaccctctctctctcccctctttctttctctctccctctctcctctggctccctctctcaccctctctctctctcccctctccctctctctctctctctctcaccctctccccccccccccctctctctctccctctctctctctctctctctctctctctctctctccagtgcaGTTTGCAGGGTCTCTAGGAAAGCTCACCGTCTCCAGCGTGAATAACCCACGGAAGATGATTGACACCGTGGTCATGACGACGCGCTCCGACGATGAGGTAAGCGCTGTGATGTCATCGGCAGACGATTCGAACGGAGCTCTCCCCAGGAGAGGGTCGGGGTTCAGCAGTTGAAATTGCGAGTATTTTAGCAGCAAGCAAACCAGCTGATGAACTGCTTCTGTATTCAGTACAGGCATGCCTAGTTTGcgtttgttttaaattaactaAAAAGCGTGTTCTTAGTTCACCAGTGGGGAGGGACAGAAATTTAGTTAGAATCGTCTTCTAAACGTTTCCAGAGTCAGAAAATATAtaggtcctttttttttttgtttattaacaaacaaCGAAGACTTCTCTTGCTTCATTAAAAGCACTGACTTGAATCGTTTTGCTCTTTCTGTTCAGGAGAAGAAAGAGAAACAAGTCTGGAACAAACGGAGACAGATTCTGTACACGGTGGAGAAGGTAGgctagctctgtgtgtgtgtgtgtgtgtgtgtgtgtgtgtgtgtgtgtgtgtctgttttgatcagccccagtgtgtctaggtaacaagctcaggtgtgtcttgctaTTAAACTCCCAAGTGAAACCagggaatggatcacactgctgtacaGCGGGATTCTGATTCCCATCTCTGTTGTTACTGTGCTAATTTCgtgctctcccctctctcccctctctctcccctctctctcccctctccctctatctctcctccctctcttcccctctttcccactctcccctctttctctcccctctctctcccctctccctctatctctcctctcctccctctcttcccctctctttcccactctcccctctttctcactctcccctctttctctcccctctctttctctccctctctctcttgccctctctctctctgtccccctctcaccctctccctctctctcttcccctctccctctctctcttcccctctcctctctctcttcccctctccctctctctctttccctctctctcttcccctctccctctctcttcccctctcctctctcttcccctgtctcttcctctctccccctctccctctctcttcccctctttcccactctcccctctttctctcccctctctttctctccctctctccctctcccctctctccctctctctcttgccctccctctcctctctctctcctctctctctctctctctctctcttcctccccccccctccctctctctctctctctctcttcctcccccccctccctctccctctctctcagacgTACAGTCTGCTGCTGGATATTCAAGACTTTGAGAGGAAGTACCTCCAGACTCCGGAGGAAGAGAGGGGGGCGTTGCTGGAGGAGCGCCGCTCCAAAGTGGGGGAGATGTTCGAGAATCTGCGAGGGAGGCAGACCGACGCCGACAGAAACAGGCGAGTCGCAGGAGCAGCCggactctgctggatatgaaccAATATTATCactgagtcattcagcagacgcttttatccaaagcgacttccagagactaggggggtgaactctgcatcatcaacaactgctgctgctgctgcagagtcacttccaataggagctcgtttgtttgacgtctcatctgaaggacggagcacaaggaggttcagtgacttgctcagggtcacacacacacagggagtcagtggctgctgcagagtcacttccaataggagctcgtttgtttgacgtctcgtccGAAGGACAGTGATGAGgaatgctgggagctgtagtttttttttatttatttttttaagctctgTCGTTTTTGTATTGCCAATTAATGCTGTTTTAAGTTTTGACTCTGGCTgacattctgttttaaattttatttttttttcccagattcTCGGACGATCACTTCCTTCAGATCATGCGGGTCCGGAAAGGGAAGCTGCTGGTCTCCAGACTCCTCCCCTTCCTGAGCATGGAGCACGCTGTTGCGGTCGTCATGGCGACGGCCCGGAACCTGCCCTACATCGCCAAGAAAGACGCGCAGGACGAGGTGAGAAACAGCGTCTCCCGTTCTCTGTTGATTCCAgcccagtctagtgatattaaactgcagttacaatgtaattccagtcagtctagtgatattaaactgcagttacaatgtaattccagtccagtccagtctagtgatattaaactgcagttacaatgcaattccagtccagtccagtctagtgatattaaactgcagttacaatgtaattccagtccagtctagtctagtgatattaaactgcagttacaatgtaattccagtccagtctagtgatattaaactgcagttacaatgtaattccagtccagtccagtctagtgatattaaactgcagttacaatgtaattccagtccagtctagtctagtgatattaaactgcagttacaatgcagggctgggaatcagactcccgttgcacagcagtgtgatccagtcctggtttcactaggagtttaataataagacacacctgagcttgttagctagacacgccacacacacaccacacacacacacacacacacacacacacacacacacacacacacactgtagctgATCTGACCTCNNNNNNNNNNNNNNNNNNNNNNNNNNNNNNNNNNNNNNNNNNNNNNNNNNNNNNNNNNNNNNNNNNNNNNNNNNNNNNNNNNNNNNNNNNNNNNNNNNNNNNNNNNNNNNNNNNNNNNNNNNNNNNNNNNNNNNNNNNNNNNNNNNNNNNNNNNNNNNNNNNNNNNNNNNNNNNNNNNNNNNNNNNNNNNNNNNNNNNNNtgatattaaactgcagttacaatgtaattcccagtccagtctagtgatattaaactgcagttacaatgtaattccagtccagtctagtgataattaaactgcagttacaatgtaattccagtccagtctagtgatattaaaactgcagttacaatgtaattcctgtctagtctagtgatattaaactgcagttacaatgtaattccagtccagtctagtgatattaaactgcagttacaatgtaattcctgtctagtctagtgatattaaactgcagttacaatgtaattccagtccagtctagtctagtgatattaaactgcagttacaatgtaattccagtccagtccagtctagtgatattaaactgcagttacaatgtaattccagtccagtccagtctagtcctagtggtttatgttgcTCGgatggatgtcactgacaggctggtttgtgtttttttcagattGTCTCCCAAGCCCAGGTAGAAGTCACTACACAGTGGACTTTGGAACAATTCTCAAGacctgagtgtctgtctgtctgtctgtctgtctgcacacaAAACAAGAAACGTTTTGCCCCTTCACATCATGAAATGAATTGAAAGCACCAAATTTTCGTTGCGGTAAATGAAAGCAGAGAATCTATTTCCTTATCTCCTCCTTCGTGTTAAACCCCTCTCTCCCGCATTTTTATATTGGAAGTCtgtggggtgttttttttatgttttaattcagGCTGTATTTCATAATAATACCCAGAACCCAGACCCGAATTAAACACGtctgttttctgtgtgttttaacagaGGTGCGAGATTTGTTTTCGTGATTTTTTCGTTGTGCGTTTGCGCGTCTCTTACAGTGTTGAGTGAACAGACTTTTGGGACGGAGCCCCTCCCTagaaattgggggggggggggggagggggctgtcAAGCAGGCCAGGGTCGTTTGCTGGTAATTAACCCTTCGTAGCGAAACGAGTGAAGAGACATCTGCTTGGGGGGTTTTGTGACAATCGAGCGCTGCTTTTCTTCAGACGCTGTGGAGGAACGCAGTGATCCACAcagccgcccccccccccaaacactcTGTTTCTCGTTCCATTCTGAAGAGGGGAGCAGCCCTGATCCACACCAGACGCCCTCGTCCTGGGCTGTGTGGAGGGGCTGCGTCCGGACAATCGCATTATCCGTCCGTGCGACTCTTCTgataacggggggggggggggggggggggggggggggggggactgtttttttttttggagtttgAGCAAACGGCCCGAGATCTAGTCTGTGCAGCGCCTCAAGCGTTTCTTGTtgaagtgtgtctgtctgtgtgtgtgtgtgagagagagagagagagagagagagagagacagttgCTGCTAACTTTTCAATGTACAAATCTGTATAaacatgaattatttttttttttggtgcttgtCAGAGGtttggttttgtaaaatgaaatatgaagggataacgttttttttttaacacgtcATTTTGTTAAAAAGGCATCGGTTTTTTGGAACAGGctggcttgggggggggggggggggggggaatgaacaAACTACGTTTTATATAAGGATTTAAACTCCCAAATTTCCAGTCTCTCTCGTAATCAGTTCCACAAGGCATCGCCCTCATTGATCAAAATCGCAGTCCGCAGTGATCAGTCAAAACCAGGGTCTCcttttcagcagcagcagcaaatcactttttaatagaagtctctgtctgtctgtctgtctgtctgtctgtgcgaaTTTAAATGGGCTTCAAAGGAAAACATCTGAACCATTGCAACAGCTATTATCGAGTCTCTGAAATATATACAGATTCAATTTCCTTTGAATGGGAAATGGATTTGGAACGAAGGGATTGATGTTAAAAAAACTAGAATCCAGAATAGAATCGGGTCGTTTGATTCTCCAGAGAGGCTGAAAACCGCTCTAATCCCGGTAAAAAGGCAGATTTTCACAGCTGCTGAAAACAAACTGGATCTCTGAACGTCTGCCCAGGCCGTGAAGAGAAcgtaaaattaaaaattaaaggacgatgcagtttttatttgaaaatgtattttttttttttttccaagccaGTCTGGTCATTCGTCCTAATGCATTGtgggtaatattattatttttttggtcttcTCTTAATCTTTCTGCACGCCCTGTAGAGgagtgttgtgtgtttttctgttatttttaacaGTTGTTGTTCTCTGGTTTTAATCCTTGTTCAAGCTACAGCTGTGGAcaagagttttgcatcacctagaattttaggattgagacaatatatatatatatatatataggaacataattgagatattttatttaacatcatgtaataaaaatatatatatatatatatataaggaagccataatagcagtcccagtagtatttcatgttagattaagAACATTTTTGTCAGTAgatggaaaactatacaaagcgctgggtgtggaattcaatatgttaacaagggaacattattcagcagctttcattggactctatgaagctgagggagttcattctatatagagggggtggaattcaatatgttaacaagggaacattattcagcagctttcattggactctatgaagctgagggagttcattctatatagagggggtggaattcaatatgttaacaagggaacattattcagcagctttcattggactctatgaagctgagggagttcattctatatagagggggtggaattcaatatgttaacaagggaacattattcagcagctttcactggactctatgaagctgagggagttcattctatatagagggggtggaattcaatatgttaacaagggaacattattcagcagctttcattggactctatgaagctgagggagttcattctatatagagggggtggaattcaatatgttaacaagggaacattattcagcagctttcattggactctatgaagctgagggagttcattctatatagagggggtggaattcaatatgttaacaagggaacattattcagcagctttcattggactctatgaagctgagggagttcattctatatagagggggtggaattcaatatgttaacaagggaacattattcagcagctttcattggactctatgaa comes from Acipenser ruthenus unplaced genomic scaffold, fAciRut3.2 maternal haplotype, whole genome shotgun sequence and encodes:
- the LOC117966749 gene encoding protein PAT1 homolog 1-like (The sequence of the model RefSeq protein was modified relative to this genomic sequence to represent the inferred CDS: added 456 bases not found in genome assembly); protein product: MFRFQSLEEDCPLEEEREALHVLVDEDDDIDQFNDDTFGSGAIDGDWREEHDRLAELDEKVGGTSPLQAPPPPAAPPAPSSLPHLYSTGLGETGTLRELDSLLLGGDENLAHSLSKLVLSAEPDYRELEDPAIMRAGLQQHKRAPLQPRSQLNSGSIWDNAMGLGGMSIPKLSQVQDSPLMSIIKEVGLPKRPPMGRDEGRDLSERAPPPRSTSPVIGSPPVRAVPIGTPPKYPIGHNLNQQVLCPTPVHVRASMQQRFSSAFNDRMSPNQLLNIANSQLRGHAFPPGVGPVLTQLQRAQMIGAGQPARLSPSHFSLNPALLQGRMGAMMSPAVRSAGFRPFFSPSQGPPVRPGHNARAPQQHGAMRGDTTHLHPQHRRLLTQRMQQQTGRGQNGAGGDRPQRLGGSQDRRRDPYSNLMTSREKEWVSRIQMMQLQSTDPYLDDYYYQVLPPCVSLSFTGLVTPFLYPLEPPSLINHHLFFLFSELFEKLEKRPSPMDSNGDAHKREHTKLITPQVAKLEHAYRPVQFAGSLGKLTVSSVNNPRKMIDTVVMTTRSDDEEKKEKQVWNKRRQILYTVEKTYSLLLDIQDFERKYLQTPEEERGALLEERRSKVGEMFENLRGRQTDADRNRFSDDHFLQIMRVRKGKLLVSRLLPFLSMEHAVAVVMATARNLPYIAKKDAQDEVLPWLIEPFSIVIQHLASGPLTELLQDLSGLPGSPSELNSSTGNQQQAQSHTSTGQLGKVLTSKFGLTLLYLILSQGERLQSADSNTELMENNRWTELVFGVTAELLNIPEASLAQPVLTPPSLLSFFSHYVDRQRLNLLQDKLQLSPKPR